GATCTCTCAACATGTTCAATTGTTTCCAGAAGAAGTACAGGCGATTGCCTCGCAGGATGGGCTTTATCCAACCTATGGTGGCGTTATTAATCTGGAATATCGTATGAACGAAACACCGCTTACTTTGCTGCTACAATTTGCAGACAAATGGACTGCTGCGATTCAGGAAGATGAATGGAAGATCCAAGAACGGAATTAACAATGATGAATAACCCAAACCTAGACCGCCACGTATTAGTAAGAATGGTTCAGATTGACCGTCAAATAAGAGACGGGAAATACCCTAATGCTAATACTTTAGCAAAGGAATTTGAACTTAGTCCCCGCACCATGCAACGCGACATTGAAGCACTTCGAGATTTTCTTTGTGCTGACATCCAATATGATGCTGTTAAAAAAGGTTATTATTATCCTCCGGGAACTCCGGAAGTTATGCCTGGGTTAAAGCTGTCAGATGAAGAGCGTTTTATCTTATATTTATCAGAAATAGCCCTACCAGAAATCCAGCCTGGCACACAAAAGACTTTTACTAAGCTACTCCAAAAGCTCTATCTTGCAGATGAAATGATTAATTCAGAAGAAGGTTTATCCAGCCATCTATCCTTTGATTTTGGTAAAGGGAAAAAGGCAAGCGGAGAGAAAGCTTTCCTTGCACTAAGAGAAGCTATTAATAAAAAGGTATCAGTGAAAATGACCTATTATACTGCTTGGGGCAAAGAAAGAAGTGAACGCGTATTTGATCCTTACCATATCCGTTGGACCTCTTCCAGCTGGTTGGTGATAGGTTACTGTCATCTTCGTAAAAAGTTGCGTATATTTGCCATTTCCAATATCGAGAAAATAGAGCCAACTAAAGAAAAATTTACTATACCAAAAGATTTCACACCTGAAGATTTTATTGGCAATGCTTGGGGCATCATCAAAGGTGAGCCAACTTGTATTAAGTTATGTTTCTCAGATGAAATAGCAGAATGGATTGCTCAACGTAAATGGCATAAAACACAAGAAATAGTCTTTAATAAAGATGGCTCCATGAACCTCTCTTTAACTGTAGATGGACTTTCTGAAATAATCCCTTGGATACTTGGCTGGGGTAAAGATGTTACGGTCTTAGAACCACCAGAGCTAATAGAGGTGATCAAAGATAGAGCTAAGAAGATTTTGGGGAATTATGATTAAATTTTGTATAATTAAAGTA
This genomic window from Candidatus Margulisiibacteriota bacterium contains:
- a CDS encoding WYL domain-containing transcriptional regulator, with the translated sequence MEDPRTELTMMNNPNLDRHVLVRMVQIDRQIRDGKYPNANTLAKEFELSPRTMQRDIEALRDFLCADIQYDAVKKGYYYPPGTPEVMPGLKLSDEERFILYLSEIALPEIQPGTQKTFTKLLQKLYLADEMINSEEGLSSHLSFDFGKGKKASGEKAFLALREAINKKVSVKMTYYTAWGKERSERVFDPYHIRWTSSSWLVIGYCHLRKKLRIFAISNIEKIEPTKEKFTIPKDFTPEDFIGNAWGIIKGEPTCIKLCFSDEIAEWIAQRKWHKTQEIVFNKDGSMNLSLTVDGLSEIIPWILGWGKDVTVLEPPELIEVIKDRAKKILGNYD